One genomic region from Prochlorococcus marinus CUG1433 encodes:
- a CDS encoding glycosyltransferase family 2 protein — MISIVIPTFNEVENIVPLLKNLTALINDFEHEIIVVDDDSPDGTSDEVNKYMELNKRIKLITRIGRCGLSSAIKEGLIFAKGKYLLVLDGDGQHHPSFILEMLEEINKNKLDVVIGSRFLNNSKLEGLSNKRSLGSKIANKLARISLHKNYSKLTDYLSGCFCLEREMTRKIIRKIEINGFKFLYELLSLSKGDLNVSEIPLVFKERRFGNSKLDIAIVWDFLISIIHNLTFRLLPRRAISFGLVGLSGVFVQLFITSFLVHIFLIDFYSALPFAVIFAATSNFLINNQVTFRSDRLKNSALLVGLLKFLLVASLPVIANVGITTAFYKYISADTFIAQMAGIAIVYAWNYLASSSFVWRNST, encoded by the coding sequence ATGATATCGATAGTTATACCTACATTTAATGAAGTCGAAAATATAGTACCCCTTTTGAAGAATTTAACTGCCTTAATAAATGATTTTGAACATGAAATTATAGTTGTTGATGATGATTCTCCAGATGGAACTTCCGATGAAGTCAATAAATATATGGAGCTAAATAAAAGAATTAAATTAATAACAAGAATTGGAAGGTGTGGTTTATCAAGTGCTATTAAAGAAGGTTTGATTTTCGCTAAGGGAAAATATTTGTTAGTTCTTGACGGTGATGGTCAACATCATCCATCTTTTATTTTAGAAATGTTAGAGGAAATTAATAAAAATAAATTGGATGTTGTTATTGGAAGCAGGTTTCTTAACAACTCTAAACTAGAAGGATTATCAAATAAAAGAAGTTTAGGGTCAAAAATTGCTAATAAATTGGCCAGAATATCTTTGCATAAAAATTATTCAAAATTAACGGATTATTTGAGTGGATGTTTTTGCTTAGAAAGAGAAATGACCAGGAAAATTATACGAAAAATTGAAATTAATGGATTTAAATTTTTATATGAATTACTTTCTTTAAGTAAAGGTGACCTGAATGTGAGTGAAATTCCATTAGTTTTTAAGGAGAGAAGATTTGGGAATTCAAAATTAGATATAGCCATTGTTTGGGATTTTCTGATATCAATTATTCATAACCTGACTTTTAGATTATTGCCAAGAAGGGCTATAAGTTTTGGATTAGTTGGTCTTTCTGGTGTATTTGTTCAACTTTTTATTACTTCATTTTTAGTGCATATATTTTTAATTGATTTTTATAGTGCGCTACCTTTCGCTGTGATTTTTGCAGCGACATCAAATTTTTTAATTAATAATCAGGTTACTTTTCGATCCGATAGATTAAAGAATTCAGCTTTGTTGGTTGGTCTTTTGAAATTTCTTTTGGTTGCCTCATTGCCTGTAATTGCAAATGTTGGCATAACAACAGCTTTTTATAAATATATATCTGCAGACACATTTATTGCTCAGATGGCAGGCATAGCTATTGTTTATGCTTGGAATTATTTAGCTAGTAGTTCGTTTGTATGGAGAAATTCTACTTAA
- a CDS encoding DUF2029 domain-containing protein produces the protein MNSIKKKIEWDKYIVAFSPIFLIFYISNETYAIDYRAFYLAGKSVLNNLNPYLNHIALSNDFYGPINSELSKFSGWKYPPLASYIFTPLASLPYELSKNIFNLISLLSISFLTFFTIKKRIFDINPYSLIIVGISFPALSIISRGQIEILIVSVALISLHFYKKNKIFLSASLIAILGFIKVFPLLLSITFLKSNRKKKFFIYLIISLLILYFLNLILCPIEWRQSFIERITIPWNQMPLGDLKELPNNLGVIKDSMMVRTSDARNLFHSHFFVFGFANPLLSKNLFLSGIIGTIGALICLFKYSKYSTILCFFTIMNWINIVNPISWIMGLFWYVPLFIFSYDKIKSSLKIIIALPLILPPFLNISGYSAALISLFIMRFFSKESLNNFYLIKD, from the coding sequence ATGAATAGTATAAAAAAGAAAATAGAGTGGGATAAATATATTGTTGCATTTAGTCCAATTTTTCTTATTTTTTACATAAGTAATGAGACATATGCTATTGACTATAGAGCCTTTTATTTAGCAGGAAAATCTGTACTAAATAATCTAAATCCCTATTTAAATCATATCGCCCTAAGTAATGATTTCTATGGACCAATAAATTCTGAACTTTCAAAATTTTCTGGTTGGAAATATCCACCATTAGCATCCTATATTTTCACACCTCTAGCTTCTTTACCATATGAACTTTCAAAAAACATTTTTAATCTTATTTCTCTTTTAAGTATTTCATTTTTAACCTTCTTTACTATAAAAAAAAGAATTTTTGATATTAATCCTTATTCCTTAATTATTGTTGGAATTAGTTTTCCTGCTCTATCAATTATATCTAGAGGTCAAATAGAAATTTTGATAGTTTCTGTGGCATTGATTTCTCTACATTTTTATAAAAAAAACAAAATTTTTTTAAGCGCTAGCTTAATTGCAATTTTAGGTTTTATAAAAGTATTTCCTTTATTATTATCAATAACCTTTTTAAAAAGTAATAGAAAAAAGAAATTTTTCATATACCTAATAATTTCATTATTAATACTTTACTTTTTAAACTTAATTTTATGTCCTATTGAATGGAGACAATCATTTATTGAAAGAATAACCATTCCATGGAACCAAATGCCACTTGGAGATTTGAAAGAGCTTCCAAATAATTTAGGAGTCATAAAAGATTCTATGATGGTAAGAACATCCGACGCAAGAAATTTATTTCATTCACACTTTTTTGTTTTTGGATTTGCTAATCCCCTGCTATCTAAAAATTTATTTTTAAGCGGAATTATTGGCACTATTGGAGCTCTCATTTGCCTCTTTAAGTACTCAAAATATTCAACAATCTTATGCTTCTTTACAATAATGAATTGGATTAATATAGTTAATCCAATATCATGGATAATGGGTTTATTTTGGTACGTGCCCCTATTTATCTTTAGTTATGACAAAATAAAGTCCTCATTAAAAATTATTATCGCTCTTCCATTAATACTTCCACCATTTCTAAATATTTCTGGCTACTCAGCAGCTCTTATCTCATTATTTATTATGAGATTTTTCTCTAAGGAAAGTTTAAATAATTTTTATCTTATTAAAGATTGA
- a CDS encoding LptF/LptG family permease, whose product MKLILKVPLIDRWLIGQLLPPMFFAIGAFTAVSLSVGIMFDLVRKIVEFGLPFQIALKVLILKLPGFLVLSFPMSMLLATLLAYGKLSSNSELLALKSLGYTNKRIILPVVLLSLLMTFITFNFNDNLVPISNRVAENIMRSSLGKAIGSEEGKHIMFSRYGSQIDSSNQISKSNENLTHIFYAKFFRNNFMEEVTLIDYSRIGIEQTLKAKKGEFDQKSNLWIFYDGRLTITQDDGTVSFINFDKYQYPLGEGPRELAKVPSDANDMTLKQAKKAEALYKKSGNVKEARRMRVRIQEKFTLPAACLVFGLIGSGFGVRSISRSSKSQGFGLSVLLIFGYYVLSFFSSSLGVKGILNPFLAAWTPVFLSLTVALLIIKRSSKI is encoded by the coding sequence ATGAAATTAATTCTGAAGGTCCCCCTTATTGATCGTTGGTTAATTGGTCAGTTGCTACCACCTATGTTTTTTGCAATCGGAGCATTTACTGCAGTCAGTTTAAGTGTTGGAATAATGTTTGATTTGGTAAGAAAAATCGTTGAGTTTGGATTGCCATTCCAAATTGCATTAAAAGTTCTGATTTTAAAACTTCCCGGTTTCCTTGTTTTATCATTTCCAATGTCAATGCTTCTGGCTACTTTATTGGCTTATGGGAAACTATCCTCTAATTCGGAATTATTGGCTTTAAAAAGTTTAGGGTACACAAATAAAAGAATTATTTTGCCGGTAGTTTTGCTCTCATTATTAATGACATTTATAACTTTTAATTTTAATGATAATCTTGTCCCTATTTCTAATCGAGTAGCAGAAAATATTATGAGGTCTTCTTTGGGAAAAGCTATCGGTAGTGAAGAGGGAAAGCATATTATGTTCTCCAGATATGGTTCGCAAATTGATTCTTCTAATCAGATTTCGAAATCGAATGAAAATTTAACTCATATTTTTTATGCAAAATTTTTTCGCAATAATTTTATGGAAGAGGTAACTCTTATTGATTACTCAAGAATAGGTATTGAACAAACGCTTAAGGCAAAAAAAGGAGAATTTGATCAAAAAAGTAATCTTTGGATCTTTTATGATGGTCGATTAACTATTACTCAAGATGATGGGACAGTAAGTTTTATTAATTTTGATAAATATCAATATCCTTTAGGAGAAGGTCCGAGGGAGTTAGCGAAAGTACCCTCGGATGCGAATGATATGACATTAAAACAAGCAAAAAAGGCAGAGGCCCTATATAAAAAGTCTGGCAATGTAAAAGAAGCCAGAAGAATGAGAGTGAGAATTCAGGAAAAATTCACTCTGCCAGCAGCTTGTTTAGTATTCGGTTTAATAGGAAGTGGTTTTGGTGTTAGATCAATTTCAAGATCATCAAAAAGTCAAGGATTTGGATTAAGTGTTCTTCTTATATTTGGATATTATGTTTTATCTTTCTTTTCCAGTTCCCTTGGAGTTAAGGGAATTTTGAATCCTTTTTTAGCTGCTTGGACACCAGTTTTCCTATCTCTTACAGTAGCGTTATTAATAATTAAACGATCAAGTAAAATATAA
- a CDS encoding high light inducible protein — MTPEAERFNGWAAMLGFVAAVGAYVTTGQIIPGWF, encoded by the coding sequence ATGACTCCTGAAGCAGAACGTTTTAATGGTTGGGCAGCAATGTTGGGTTTCGTCGCAGCAGTTGGTGCTTATGTAACTACCGGACAGATTATTCCAGGTTGGTTCTAA
- a CDS encoding metallophosphoesterase family protein, whose product MNQAVISCLHANLPAVEAVLKDIELQGITNITCLGDLVGYGPQPNEVIELIRDKEIPTCQGCWDEDVVDGLDACDCSYPSQLAEKRGHFAHQWTTDKLTTENKDYLANLPYSIRKDKCLFVHGSPNSQHEYLLPDMDAFAALERVENARAEILFCGHTHQPYIRELADGSIAVKIKNAVPKDTQEKEIQLPMRRIVNAGSVGEPRHGGTKATYVVYNDVTNEVKIREVEYDIELTCKAIIDAGLPPIFAWRLKNGFEFAEQAEDASHVCER is encoded by the coding sequence ATGAATCAAGCTGTCATCTCATGTTTACATGCAAATCTACCTGCAGTAGAGGCTGTCTTAAAAGATATTGAACTCCAAGGAATTACAAATATTACCTGTCTTGGAGATCTAGTGGGTTATGGTCCTCAACCTAATGAGGTTATTGAGTTAATAAGAGATAAAGAAATTCCTACTTGTCAGGGATGTTGGGACGAAGACGTTGTTGATGGATTAGATGCTTGCGATTGTAGTTATCCTTCTCAGCTTGCTGAAAAAAGAGGTCATTTTGCTCATCAATGGACTACAGATAAATTAACTACAGAAAATAAGGATTATCTAGCTAATCTACCCTACTCAATACGTAAAGATAAGTGTCTTTTTGTTCATGGTAGTCCTAATAGTCAACATGAATATCTTCTACCCGATATGGATGCATTCGCAGCTCTTGAGAGAGTTGAAAATGCCAGAGCAGAGATTCTATTTTGTGGTCATACTCACCAACCTTATATTCGCGAATTAGCAGATGGTTCAATTGCTGTAAAGATCAAAAATGCTGTTCCCAAAGATACTCAAGAAAAAGAAATTCAATTGCCGATGCGAAGAATAGTAAATGCAGGTTCAGTTGGAGAGCCAAGACATGGAGGAACTAAAGCTACTTATGTTGTTTATAACGATGTCACTAATGAAGTAAAAATTAGAGAAGTGGAATATGATATTGAACTTACTTGTAAAGCAATAATAGATGCCGGTCTTCCTCCGATTTTTGCATGGCGTTTAAAAAATGGATTCGAATTTGCAGAACAAGCTGAAGATGCATCTCATGTTTGTGAAAGATGA
- a CDS encoding fatty acid desaturase, with protein MRNIKLSGLNGQALAVADKDIPSLKEFLDVIPDQYLMCNTKTSLKYLLQSALIQALVIFIGLCIPFTPKMIPIWIIYAFLSGTTAMGFWVIAHECGHGAFSKNKTLETIVGYLLHSLLLVPYFSWQRSHAVHHRFTNNVTNGETHVPLVIKGNGVTEKVGGEKELHFSNSIGKKNYGILQLVLHLIFGWPAYLLTGSTGGIKYGTSNHFWPIKPFSRALWPSIWTKKVWLSDIGVTLSLFSIFYLIFNYGLFPVFAIYIGPLLVVNSWLVIYTWLHHTDSDVPHLSNTEFSYMKGAFLSIDRPYGKVLNFLHHNIGSSHVVHHVCPTIPHYHAKKVTVIIKKAFKTAYLFNPDPIPKALWNVACNCVAVKSDIPRGRYIWQSSYFKQGFKT; from the coding sequence TTGAGAAATATAAAACTTTCAGGTCTCAATGGCCAGGCACTTGCAGTAGCAGATAAAGATATTCCAAGCTTAAAAGAGTTCCTGGATGTTATACCAGATCAATATTTAATGTGCAATACCAAAACTTCTTTAAAGTATCTTTTGCAATCAGCTTTAATTCAAGCATTAGTAATTTTCATAGGGTTATGTATTCCATTTACTCCAAAAATGATCCCAATTTGGATCATTTATGCATTCCTTTCAGGAACCACGGCAATGGGATTCTGGGTAATTGCCCATGAATGTGGACATGGAGCATTCTCTAAAAATAAGACTTTAGAAACCATAGTTGGATATTTACTACATTCATTACTGCTAGTTCCTTACTTTTCTTGGCAGCGTTCTCATGCCGTTCATCATCGATTCACTAATAATGTAACCAATGGTGAAACTCATGTCCCATTAGTCATAAAAGGAAATGGAGTTACAGAGAAGGTTGGAGGAGAAAAAGAATTACATTTTTCAAATTCCATAGGTAAGAAAAATTACGGAATTCTCCAACTTGTTTTACATCTGATATTTGGCTGGCCTGCTTATTTACTGACAGGTAGCACAGGGGGTATTAAATATGGAACTTCAAATCATTTTTGGCCTATAAAACCATTTTCTAGAGCTTTATGGCCATCAATATGGACTAAAAAAGTTTGGTTATCAGATATTGGAGTAACTTTATCCTTATTTAGTATTTTTTACTTAATTTTTAATTATGGATTATTTCCAGTATTTGCAATTTACATTGGTCCTTTATTGGTAGTTAATAGTTGGCTAGTGATTTATACGTGGCTTCATCATACAGATTCAGATGTACCTCACCTTTCAAATACGGAATTTTCTTATATGAAAGGAGCTTTTCTATCTATTGATAGGCCTTATGGTAAAGTCCTAAATTTTCTTCACCATAATATAGGTTCTAGTCATGTCGTTCATCATGTATGCCCAACCATTCCTCATTATCACGCCAAAAAGGTTACTGTCATAATTAAAAAAGCATTTAAAACTGCATATCTTTTTAATCCTGATCCTATACCCAAAGCCCTCTGGAATGTAGCTTGCAATTGCGTTGCTGTTAAGTCAGATATTCCTAGAGGAAGATATATATGGCAATCTTCATATTTCAAACAAGGATTTAAAACATAA
- a CDS encoding DUF1543 domain-containing protein, whose protein sequence is MKDDKFLFLIFIGGRAPKANIELHDVRWEVGSKIEDTFDSLRNNWFGSPNGLHIDSYKKIEWVDGYKINLRRIKKDSNKKINFNNNVKNKKKLWFVNLGGYEKDSMQERHEFGLVVAKNSQDAKKIAKSKWLLGYRKTHQDNLSLVEKISDVDDCEVIKNLDHWEIDLKLEDELNDQDNSPDWVGYMKLD, encoded by the coding sequence ATGAAAGATGATAAATTTCTTTTTCTAATCTTTATTGGTGGAAGAGCCCCAAAAGCAAATATTGAATTACATGATGTAAGATGGGAAGTAGGTTCAAAAATAGAAGATACTTTTGATTCTTTAAGGAATAATTGGTTCGGATCCCCAAATGGATTACATATTGATAGTTATAAAAAGATTGAATGGGTAGACGGATATAAAATAAATCTGAGAAGAATAAAAAAAGATAGTAACAAAAAGATTAATTTCAACAATAATGTAAAAAATAAAAAAAAATTATGGTTCGTTAATCTTGGAGGATACGAAAAAGACTCTATGCAAGAAAGGCATGAATTTGGTCTTGTTGTAGCTAAAAACTCACAAGATGCAAAAAAAATAGCAAAATCTAAATGGTTATTAGGGTATAGAAAAACTCATCAAGATAATCTTTCTCTTGTGGAGAAGATTTCTGATGTAGATGATTGTGAAGTTATAAAAAATTTAGATCATTGGGAAATAGATTTAAAATTAGAAGATGAATTGAATGATCAAGATAATTCTCCAGATTGGGTTGGATATATGAAATTAGATTAA
- a CDS encoding dienelactone hydrolase family protein: MKGQWINICSDDLNLRSWWVDSGNECEYISIVLPEVFGINNWIRSFSEKLAAQNLPVLALPLYGRTAPNLDLGYSEEDLKLGRHHKNLTTFKNIIEDVSAGINWVKEKYPKKKIAIIGFCFGGHAALIASSLKGIDNSFCFYGAGVATPRTDTNFAPIDLLEKVSGNLNFICGSADDLIPLKDRLEIKKLFKKFDPLEERFSYVEIEGADHGFMCEERESYDKTASLIGWNLLMKELK; the protein is encoded by the coding sequence ATGAAAGGTCAATGGATAAATATTTGTAGTGACGATTTAAATTTAAGATCTTGGTGGGTAGATTCTGGAAATGAGTGTGAATATATATCCATAGTTTTACCAGAGGTATTTGGAATAAATAATTGGATAAGAAGTTTTTCTGAAAAATTAGCTGCACAAAATTTACCTGTATTAGCACTACCTCTTTATGGAAGAACGGCTCCAAATTTGGATTTAGGGTACAGCGAAGAGGATTTAAAATTAGGCAGGCATCATAAAAATTTAACTACTTTTAAAAATATTATTGAAGATGTTTCTGCAGGAATAAATTGGGTTAAAGAAAAATATCCGAAAAAGAAAATCGCTATTATTGGATTTTGTTTTGGGGGGCATGCAGCACTTATTGCTTCTTCTTTAAAAGGAATAGATAATTCATTTTGTTTTTATGGAGCTGGAGTTGCAACTCCAAGAACCGATACTAATTTTGCACCTATAGATTTGCTTGAAAAAGTTTCAGGTAATCTAAATTTTATTTGCGGATCTGCAGATGATTTGATTCCTTTAAAAGATAGATTAGAAATAAAAAAATTGTTTAAAAAATTTGATCCTTTAGAAGAGAGATTTAGTTATGTTGAAATTGAAGGAGCTGATCATGGCTTTATGTGCGAGGAGAGAGAATCATACGATAAAACTGCATCATTAATAGGTTGGAACTTATTGATGAAAGAATTAAAATGA
- a CDS encoding DUF3804 family protein: MSNTKAIEDLINGYATSEDSSFLIPNVTEDFLAVRPSGNPISAKGLVGMFDSKDLVAESSELIKTHKIEIYGEIAYAVFTLNEIFSYKGNQNKDLSTYTCIFKNVNGIWKYSWMQRSQGTTDMTTWE; encoded by the coding sequence ATGTCAAACACTAAAGCCATAGAAGATTTAATTAATGGTTATGCAACCAGTGAAGATTCTTCTTTTCTAATACCAAACGTAACTGAGGATTTTTTAGCTGTAAGACCGAGTGGAAATCCAATATCTGCTAAGGGATTAGTGGGAATGTTTGATAGTAAAGACTTAGTTGCAGAATCATCAGAGCTAATCAAAACCCACAAAATTGAAATTTACGGTGAGATAGCTTACGCAGTTTTTACTTTAAATGAAATCTTCAGTTATAAAGGAAATCAAAATAAAGATCTTTCAACTTATACTTGCATTTTTAAAAATGTAAATGGTATTTGGAAGTATTCTTGGATGCAAAGATCCCAAGGCACTACTGATATGACCACATGGGAATAA
- a CDS encoding DUF2811 domain-containing protein, with amino-acid sequence MKDFSDDVSSIVLNQKDEVISFKCELQENLQKAMKEFVEEHPNWDQYRILQAAIAGFLMQKGFQNRDLTRLYIGNMFSMNFKD; translated from the coding sequence ATGAAGGATTTTAGTGACGATGTAAGCTCAATAGTTTTAAATCAAAAAGATGAAGTAATTAGTTTCAAATGTGAACTTCAAGAAAATCTTCAGAAGGCTATGAAAGAATTTGTTGAGGAGCATCCTAATTGGGATCAATACAGGATACTACAGGCAGCTATTGCAGGGTTTTTAATGCAAAAGGGATTTCAAAATAGGGATTTAACAAGACTCTATATTGGAAATATGTTTTCAATGAATTTTAAAGACTAA
- a CDS encoding EVE domain-containing protein codes for MTEINYWLMKSEPDAYSIDTLKNDGVTLWDGIRNYQARNFMRSMNKGDKVFFYHSNCKPPGIVGMMEVIDVNIVDPTQFDKNSKYFDSKSKPENPRWDCVKVKYLSKSSKILSLPELKILFSEDELLVVKKGNRLSILPVRNDTAKILLEKI; via the coding sequence ATGACTGAAATAAACTACTGGTTAATGAAAAGTGAGCCTGATGCCTACAGCATAGATACTTTAAAAAATGATGGAGTGACTTTATGGGATGGGATAAGAAACTATCAGGCTCGAAATTTCATGAGAAGTATGAATAAGGGAGATAAAGTTTTTTTCTATCATTCCAACTGTAAACCTCCTGGAATTGTAGGGATGATGGAGGTGATAGATGTAAATATTGTTGATCCTACACAATTTGATAAAAATTCAAAGTATTTTGATTCAAAATCAAAACCCGAAAATCCTAGATGGGATTGTGTAAAAGTAAAGTACTTATCAAAATCTAGCAAAATTCTAAGCTTACCTGAATTAAAGATTTTATTTAGTGAAGACGAGTTACTAGTTGTCAAAAAGGGAAATAGATTATCTATTTTACCGGTACGGAATGATACAGCAAAAATACTACTAGAAAAAATTTGA
- a CDS encoding phosphoesterase, translating into MIERWALVSGLKGDLDTYELIQKDLKKTPGNITLFVLGDMIGPEKNCNRLLHRLINPKSNDLQPWCIYGWWEEQILLESGYRGDQRAEALRINKGEEVVKSLTNAVDKSFLDWIAALQFGFVELDCGLIHGSSKDVGENLTLDTPPLTLLDRLTRLQVNRLFTARSKQQFHLELTEGIVNSEVEDLNGNRKKEQKVPQKAVIGIGAGKNYTLYDVGTDNTQFVQAGYKTEKRIKGFGRL; encoded by the coding sequence ATGATAGAACGCTGGGCACTCGTAAGTGGTCTTAAAGGGGATCTAGATACTTATGAACTTATTCAAAAAGACTTAAAAAAAACTCCTGGTAATATAACTCTTTTTGTTTTGGGGGATATGATAGGTCCTGAAAAAAACTGTAATAGGCTTCTCCATAGGTTAATTAATCCAAAAAGTAATGATTTACAACCATGGTGCATATATGGTTGGTGGGAAGAACAAATCCTCTTGGAAAGTGGTTACCGTGGTGATCAAAGAGCTGAAGCTTTGAGAATAAATAAGGGTGAAGAAGTAGTTAAGTCTCTTACGAATGCTGTAGACAAATCATTTCTTGATTGGATAGCAGCACTTCAATTTGGATTTGTTGAACTTGATTGTGGTTTGATTCACGGAAGCTCAAAAGATGTTGGCGAAAATTTAACACTAGATACGCCGCCGCTGACACTCCTTGATAGACTTACACGTCTTCAGGTAAACAGATTATTTACTGCAAGAAGTAAACAACAGTTTCACTTGGAATTGACAGAGGGGATTGTTAATTCTGAAGTAGAAGATTTAAATGGAAATCGTAAGAAAGAGCAGAAAGTTCCTCAAAAAGCTGTTATTGGTATTGGGGCAGGAAAAAATTATACTCTTTATGATGTCGGGACTGATAATACTCAATTCGTACAAGCAGGATATAAAACAGAAAAAAGAATTAAGGGATTTGGAAGGCTTTAG
- a CDS encoding high light inducible protein: MKTTESKIVEKEKIVAEKLNGRFAMVGFIALIGAYLTTGQIIPGFI, from the coding sequence ATGAAAACTACAGAATCTAAAATTGTAGAAAAAGAAAAAATTGTAGCTGAAAAACTTAACGGAAGATTTGCTATGGTTGGTTTCATTGCTCTCATCGGGGCTTATCTAACTACTGGGCAAATAATACCGGGATTTATTTAA
- a CDS encoding GTP-binding protein, with protein MSQVCLISGSPGCGKTNWILNTFKNYSGNCGYLRLGGYSEINLEQAINSKIDFAFLKDQIPNLLDLSISNSISEKDKENILIIIEFPQFFTPKSQGINGVDLRIINELEKYNLQPNRYLHFGRDPELSIKDTLDFREIESISLDLQKHIWDPASLNTFWFELVNGAYGDVYRAKALMNLPDGRYILFNWIVSQQGSQYQTLNQVAPLNGRPERCSEIVIQGKNLNFESIKATIHNCLLNDAVLEHHQTSLRNSQLQTARR; from the coding sequence ATGAGTCAAGTCTGTTTAATATCAGGTTCGCCAGGATGCGGTAAGACAAATTGGATACTAAATACTTTTAAGAATTATTCTGGTAATTGTGGTTACTTACGTCTAGGAGGATATTCTGAAATTAATTTAGAGCAAGCAATAAATTCAAAAATTGATTTTGCTTTTTTGAAAGATCAAATTCCTAACTTATTAGACTTATCTATTTCAAACTCAATATCAGAGAAAGATAAAGAAAACATTTTAATTATTATTGAATTTCCACAATTTTTTACACCTAAATCTCAGGGTATTAATGGAGTTGATCTGAGAATTATTAATGAACTTGAAAAATATAATCTCCAGCCAAATAGATATCTTCATTTTGGTAGAGATCCAGAATTATCAATTAAAGATACTTTAGATTTTAGAGAAATTGAATCAATAAGCCTTGATCTTCAAAAGCATATTTGGGATCCTGCAAGCTTGAATACTTTTTGGTTTGAATTAGTTAATGGTGCTTATGGGGATGTATATAGAGCAAAAGCATTAATGAACTTACCTGATGGGCGTTACATCTTGTTTAATTGGATAGTCAGTCAGCAAGGATCTCAATATCAAACATTAAACCAAGTTGCCCCTCTTAATGGAAGACCAGAAAGATGTTCTGAAATTGTTATACAAGGGAAAAATTTAAACTTCGAGTCAATAAAAGCAACGATTCATAATTGCCTTCTTAATGATGCTGTACTAGAGCATCATCAAACTTCACTTAGAAATTCACAATTACAAACTGCTCGCCGTTAA
- a CDS encoding high light inducible protein — protein MSNSGVTTESGGRQNMFPSETRPYIDESVSYDGYPQNAEKVNGRWAMIGFIALIGAYVTTGQIIPGIF, from the coding sequence ATGTCCAACTCAGGAGTTACAACAGAATCAGGTGGTAGACAAAATATGTTCCCGTCTGAAACTAGACCTTACATAGACGAATCCGTTTCTTATGATGGGTATCCTCAAAATGCTGAAAAAGTAAACGGAAGATGGGCTATGATTGGATTTATTGCACTTATTGGTGCTTACGTTACTACTGGCCAAATAATTCCAGGTATTTTCTAA